In Xenorhabdus nematophila ATCC 19061, one DNA window encodes the following:
- a CDS encoding IS630 family transposase: protein MPIIASIPRNERRLMQKTVQKTRDKNHARRLIAMLMLYRGDTVSYVAKTLACSRSSVGRWINRYTLYGLEGLKSRPPGRPRRWPFELICSLLRHLISDSPDVLGYQRSRWSSERLAIQINEITGCSLHASTIRRWLPQANIVWRRAVPTLRIRDPHKEEKMRAINDALERCSPDHPVFYEDEVDIHLNPKIGADWQLRGQQKRITTPGQNEKYYLAGALHSGTGKVSYVGGNNKDSSLFIKLLAHLKAAYRRAKSITLIADNYIIHKSQKTQEWLAENPKFKFIYQPIYSPWINHIEKLWLALHETITRNHCCCYMWQLLRKVRGFMNTVSPFPGNKHGTAKV, encoded by the coding sequence ATGCCAATCATAGCATCGATACCGCGCAATGAGCGCCGTTTAATGCAAAAAACTGTCCAGAAAACCCGCGATAAAAATCATGCCCGAAGACTTATCGCTATGCTCATGTTGTATCGCGGAGACACCGTCAGCTATGTCGCGAAAACACTCGCGTGCAGTCGTTCTTCTGTCGGTCGCTGGATTAACAGGTATACACTTTATGGCCTGGAAGGCTTAAAATCACGCCCTCCTGGTCGTCCACGACGTTGGCCATTTGAATTAATTTGTTCCTTGCTACGTCACCTTATTTCAGATTCTCCCGACGTATTGGGTTATCAACGTTCACGCTGGAGCAGTGAGCGACTCGCGATACAAATTAATGAGATAACCGGATGCTCACTCCATGCCTCAACGATACGCCGATGGCTGCCACAAGCGAATATTGTCTGGCGCCGAGCAGTGCCAACATTGCGGATACGTGATCCCCATAAGGAAGAGAAAATGAGAGCGATTAATGATGCGTTGGAGAGATGCAGCCCCGATCATCCGGTCTTTTACGAAGATGAAGTGGATATCCACCTGAATCCTAAAATCGGTGCAGACTGGCAATTACGTGGGCAACAAAAACGTATCACGACACCGGGTCAGAACGAGAAATATTATCTGGCAGGTGCCTTACACAGTGGCACCGGAAAAGTGAGTTATGTTGGCGGCAACAATAAAGACTCATCATTATTTATCAAACTATTAGCGCATCTGAAAGCAGCCTATCGCCGGGCGAAAAGTATTACCTTGATAGCCGATAACTACATCATTCACAAAAGCCAGAAAACACAAGAGTGGCTCGCCGAAAATCCGAAATTCAAATTTATTTATCAACCGATTTATTCCCCATGGATAAATCATATTGAAAAATTATGGTTAGCACTCCATGAAACGATTACACGTAATCATTGTTGCTGTTATATGTGGCAGTTATTGAGAAAAGTGCGTGGCTTTATGAACACGGTTAGCCCATTCCCAGGAAATAAACATGGCACCGCAAAAGTGTAG
- a CDS encoding helix-turn-helix domain-containing protein yields the protein MKSKIILSEPERMTLQPLALNHPHRDVRTRGTGLLILARGVKPSQITAEIGCCLRVIYNWVHTWHNSGIAGLLGGHTGGRYLAMTPEMIATAVEAASAASLTLARIAQCVEAKQGALPCTLETLANTLKKQGLPYKRPRLSLKKSVTEQSLLKNPPC from the coding sequence ATGAAATCGAAGATAATCCTTTCTGAGCCTGAACGAATGACATTGCAACCACTTGCTTTGAATCACCCACACCGGGACGTCCGTACGCGAGGAACGGGTTTGCTCATACTTGCCAGAGGAGTCAAGCCGTCCCAGATCACCGCTGAGATAGGATGCTGTCTTCGGGTTATCTACAACTGGGTTCACACATGGCACAATTCAGGGATAGCGGGATTATTAGGGGGTCATACCGGAGGTCGGTATCTCGCCATGACGCCTGAAATGATTGCCACTGCGGTCGAAGCTGCCAGCGCAGCGTCTCTGACGCTAGCCCGAATAGCTCAGTGCGTTGAGGCAAAGCAGGGTGCTCTGCCCTGTACGCTTGAAACGCTGGCGAATACCCTGAAAAAGCAGGGACTCCCCTATAAACGACCCCGCCTGTCGCTTAAAAAAAGCGTAACGGAACAGAGTTTGCTAAAAAATCCGCCTTGCTGA
- the cspG gene encoding cold shock protein CspG, which yields MSNKMTGLVKWFNADKGFGFISPSDGSKDVFVHFSAIQSNDYRTLSEGQKVEFTIENGAKGPAAANVVPTA from the coding sequence ATGTCTAATAAAATGACTGGTTTAGTAAAATGGTTTAATGCGGATAAAGGTTTTGGTTTTATCTCTCCTTCTGATGGGAGCAAAGATGTGTTCGTACACTTCTCTGCTATTCAGAGCAACGATTACCGCACTTTGTCCGAAGGCCAGAAGGTCGAGTTCACCATTGAGAACGGTGCCAAAGGCCCGGCGGCGGCAAACGTTGTACCCACAGCGTAA
- the tnpA gene encoding IS66-like element accessory protein TnpA, translated as MKYRTLLLDALRLHIDEHLSRLDVGRRLGIPKSTICALFVRFKKLGMSWPLPDNMTADKLESQLYPARPHAVRLDIPAPVLADEPVVRKRSRRPNFPLAFKIALAEKSLQPGANVAQLAREHGINDNLLFNWRHLYKRGLLYPREDRSLLLPVTLSEITVPVKLPIPAMQQPADREPCCELALPSGILRIRGELTPELLRMLINEMKAGG; from the coding sequence ATGAAATATCGGACATTGCTCCTCGACGCACTGCGCTTACATATTGATGAACACCTATCCAGACTCGATGTTGGCCGTCGGCTTGGGATCCCCAAAAGCACCATCTGCGCTCTCTTTGTTCGCTTCAAAAAGCTGGGAATGAGCTGGCCGCTGCCTGATAACATGACCGCCGATAAGCTCGAATCGCAACTTTACCCCGCGCGTCCCCATGCCGTCAGGCTTGATATCCCTGCGCCGGTTTTAGCGGATGAACCCGTTGTACGCAAGCGGTCACGCCGCCCAAATTTTCCACTTGCGTTTAAAATCGCCCTGGCCGAAAAATCACTGCAACCTGGCGCCAATGTCGCACAACTGGCGCGTGAACACGGCATCAACGACAACCTGTTGTTTAACTGGCGTCACCTTTATAAACGCGGACTTCTGTATCCCCGGGAGGACCGTTCATTGCTCCTGCCCGTTACCCTGTCTGAAATCACTGTGCCTGTTAAACTGCCGATCCCCGCTATGCAGCAACCCGCAGACAGGGAGCCTTGCTGTGAACTGGCGCTTCCCTCCGGCATACTGCGCATCCGGGGTGAACTGACTCCTGAACTGCTGCGTATGTTGATCAATGAAATGAAGGCGGGTGGATAA
- the tnpB gene encoding IS66 family insertion sequence element accessory protein TnpB (TnpB, as the term is used for proteins encoded by IS66 family insertion elements, is considered an accessory protein, since TnpC, encoded by a neighboring gene, is a DDE family transposase.), giving the protein MSILPAGTRIWIVAGVTDMRNGFNGLASKVQNALKDNPFSGQVFIFRGRRGDMLKVLWADADGVCLFTKRLERGRFVWPVTREGKVHLTPAQLSMLLEGINWKHPQRMERSGLRI; this is encoded by the coding sequence ATGAGCATATTGCCAGCAGGCACGCGTATCTGGATCGTGGCAGGGGTCACTGATATGCGCAACGGGTTCAACGGTCTGGCCTCAAAGGTGCAAAACGCACTGAAAGATAATCCGTTCTCCGGGCAGGTCTTCATCTTCCGCGGTCGCCGGGGTGATATGCTTAAGGTACTGTGGGCTGATGCCGATGGGGTGTGCCTGTTTACCAAACGGCTTGAGCGTGGACGCTTCGTCTGGCCGGTGACCCGTGAGGGTAAAGTCCATCTGACTCCCGCCCAACTGTCCATGCTGCTTGAAGGCATAAACTGGAAACACCCGCAGCGGATGGAACGATCTGGTCTACGGATATAA
- the tnpC gene encoding IS66 family transposase, with product METPFPDDIAQLKGLLREQMAANKILAGNNRLLSQRVASYASEITRLKARVVKLQRMQFGQSSEKIRQKAERQIREVQAHISHLQEEMVDIQGKQPDPALPPALRQSSSRKPLPATLPREIQLLLPAEKNCPECGGELHALGCDISEQLGIISSAFKVIETQRPKLACGRCDGIVQSPMPSKPIERSYAGPGLLARIVTAKFAEHMPLYRQSEIYNRQGVALSRATLGRWSGAVSELLELLYDVLRQYVLMPGKVHGDDIPVPVQAPGNGKTRTGRLWVYVRDDRNAGSVMPPAVWFAYSADRKGVHPQQHLAGYSGVLQADAYGGYRALYETGNITEAACMAHARRKIHDVHVRSPTAITTEAQKRIGELYAIEAEIRGSPAEERLALRKARSAPLMQLLFDGIQQQRATLSRHSETAKAFAYMLKLWDSLNEYCRNGWVEIDNNIAENALRCVAVGRKNWLFAGSDSGGERAAILYSLIGSCRLNGVEPEAWLRYTISHIADWPSNKVHELLPWKLNLTNI from the coding sequence ATGGAGACCCCATTCCCTGATGATATCGCCCAGCTGAAAGGGCTGCTGCGTGAGCAGATGGCGGCTAACAAGATACTGGCAGGAAACAATCGCCTGCTGTCTCAGCGGGTGGCCTCTTATGCCAGCGAAATTACCCGACTGAAAGCCCGGGTAGTAAAACTGCAACGTATGCAGTTCGGCCAGAGTTCAGAAAAAATACGGCAGAAGGCTGAACGACAGATACGCGAAGTGCAGGCGCACATCAGTCACCTTCAGGAAGAAATGGTCGACATCCAGGGTAAACAACCCGACCCGGCACTGCCTCCTGCGCTGCGGCAGTCCTCGTCACGAAAACCGTTACCCGCCACCCTGCCCCGCGAAATACAGTTGCTCCTGCCGGCAGAAAAAAACTGCCCTGAATGTGGCGGGGAACTGCATGCGCTGGGTTGCGATATCTCAGAACAACTCGGGATCATCAGCAGCGCTTTTAAAGTTATCGAAACACAACGCCCCAAGCTGGCCTGCGGTCGGTGTGACGGTATAGTCCAGTCTCCCATGCCGTCCAAACCCATTGAACGCAGTTATGCCGGCCCTGGACTGCTGGCACGGATCGTGACCGCAAAGTTCGCAGAGCATATGCCGCTGTACCGTCAGTCGGAGATATATAACCGGCAGGGCGTGGCGTTAAGCCGTGCCACACTGGGTCGCTGGTCCGGGGCAGTGAGTGAACTTCTTGAACTCCTGTACGATGTGTTACGCCAGTATGTTCTGATGCCGGGCAAAGTCCATGGCGATGATATCCCCGTACCCGTTCAGGCACCAGGCAACGGTAAAACCCGGACCGGACGCCTGTGGGTGTACGTCCGCGATGACAGAAATGCAGGCTCGGTCATGCCGCCGGCAGTGTGGTTCGCGTACTCAGCAGATCGCAAAGGCGTTCACCCGCAACAGCATCTGGCAGGCTACAGCGGCGTACTCCAAGCAGATGCTTACGGCGGGTACCGGGCGTTGTATGAAACAGGGAATATCACTGAGGCCGCCTGCATGGCGCATGCCCGACGTAAAATCCATGACGTTCACGTTCGTTCGCCAACAGCAATAACGACGGAAGCCCAGAAGCGGATAGGTGAGTTATATGCCATAGAAGCAGAAATCCGGGGCAGCCCGGCAGAAGAACGGCTGGCATTAAGAAAAGCGCGCAGCGCTCCGCTGATGCAGTTGTTGTTCGACGGGATACAGCAGCAGAGGGCAACGTTGTCGCGGCACTCAGAGACAGCGAAGGCGTTCGCCTACATGCTGAAGTTATGGGACAGTCTGAACGAGTACTGCCGTAACGGCTGGGTGGAGATCGACAATAATATCGCGGAAAACGCCCTGCGTTGCGTCGCTGTTGGGCGAAAAAACTGGTTGTTCGCGGGTTCTGACAGCGGAGGTGAGCGGGCGGCCATCCTGTACTCATTAATCGGCTCCTGTCGTCTTAATGGTGTAGAACCGGAGGCGTGGTTGCGGTACACCATCAGCCATATAGCTGACTGGCCATCAAACAAGGTACATGAGCTGCTTCCCTGGAAACTCAACCTTACCAACATCTAA
- a CDS encoding LecA/PA-IL family lectin, with protein MYDWSGTVPARLEQGQPTGLILKAGDVISIVAKGWVKYGYPDNYWAAPQGTLPKKPTLNDTLIAKIGNKTYGIGNGVLHKTVPVDGELILLFNDKPGSFGDNSGEFHVVIKIESRYDPDYLEEII; from the coding sequence ATGTACGATTGGTCTGGAACTGTTCCTGCTAGACTTGAACAAGGTCAACCCACAGGGCTTATCCTAAAGGCGGGAGATGTTATATCTATTGTTGCTAAGGGATGGGTGAAATATGGGTATCCAGACAACTACTGGGCAGCACCTCAAGGTACTTTACCTAAAAAACCGACGCTAAACGACACACTCATTGCTAAAATCGGTAATAAAACCTACGGAATAGGAAATGGTGTGCTTCATAAAACGGTTCCTGTGGATGGAGAGCTAATACTTTTATTCAATGATAAACCAGGATCTTTTGGTGATAATTCGGGCGAATTTCACGTCGTTATAAAAATAGAATCCCGATATGATCCAGATTACCTTGAGGAAATAATATAA
- a CDS encoding class I SAM-dependent methyltransferase: MSSKECSDLSSVEEKNNSPKFNPATFDMYAELYEKMFSWPYRKELELPTLERLLGNLSGLKVLDFGCGPGATSRWLRERGAEYIIGYDISEGMLNYARRREEQDQPRIHYISDINEKYNEYFDIVFAVYVMPCATNREDLLMMSKTMSRVLKPGGRLITLPIHPDFNAEPEYYRPFGLRLIEERQRADGNPIRLHICQSPYDVYIQIYYWSRQTLENMLHLAGFQTVNWKPLYVPANTLLSPLSLYAQWPHAAIIECIKGKAC; the protein is encoded by the coding sequence ATGTCTTCAAAAGAATGTTCTGATCTTTCATCGGTCGAAGAAAAAAATAACTCCCCAAAATTCAACCCCGCAACATTTGATATGTATGCTGAACTTTATGAAAAAATGTTCTCCTGGCCGTACCGTAAAGAATTAGAACTTCCAACCTTAGAAAGGCTGCTGGGTAATTTATCTGGTTTGAAAGTGCTAGACTTTGGGTGTGGCCCTGGCGCAACGTCGCGCTGGTTGAGAGAGCGGGGAGCAGAATACATTATTGGTTATGACATTTCCGAAGGTATGCTTAATTATGCCCGCCGGCGTGAGGAACAAGATCAGCCCAGAATTCATTATATTTCAGATATTAATGAAAAGTATAATGAGTATTTCGATATCGTTTTTGCCGTTTATGTAATGCCCTGTGCAACTAACCGCGAGGACTTACTGATGATGAGCAAAACCATGTCTAGGGTGTTGAAGCCGGGCGGGCGGCTGATTACATTGCCTATCCACCCTGATTTCAATGCAGAACCAGAATATTATCGCCCTTTTGGCCTTCGCCTGATTGAAGAAAGGCAACGTGCGGACGGTAATCCAATTCGGCTTCATATCTGTCAATCTCCTTACGATGTATATATACAGATATACTATTGGTCGCGTCAGACACTGGAAAATATGTTACATCTGGCCGGTTTTCAGACTGTGAACTGGAAACCGTTATATGTGCCGGCCAACACTCTGCTATCCCCTCTTTCCCTCTACGCTCAATGGCCGCATGCTGCCATTATTGAATGTATTAAGGGAAAAGCATGTTAG